The Ananas comosus cultivar F153 linkage group 2, ASM154086v1, whole genome shotgun sequence genome contains a region encoding:
- the LOC109727519 gene encoding ribosomal RNA processing protein 1 homolog: ISAPSSSPPAPNAFLLSSPPAQSDLAARFFSAFLLTLRREWPGIDFLRLDKFYLLNRRFLHHLFLLLRTRRWDPDLSSRMISVLSDTSLLPVDNHPANGVGYHIAEAFLEELGDFLPVAPETLDLLLKPFFSVFQKSSDKVLVNKIKLNLFERLLQNGAKLLSLATAGEQAEPKSDVERFGRIALSVGFSKRFFELGSAPETLQANRKVLFGLHESFLKLEKDLEKSGVCISIEIPENGDSEKVPESSAAKNGGEGSDEKPSKKRKKLKKASDGDDKKLNAKKKKKKKSKSLNSMDFVADDSVAEQSNNEAANIEASGTENNEKPNEDPMEGANLITFDEAVISNLQKQFEKAAAEAGMVNGNVKPSTPQTTPVNGAVVKKRKRAKSADGKAIANGTDASGGNTVGKSGDKSVKKVRFSMKSNLVWKPHSPLPPQSLRLPPSATPRGSALKKGVAPGPIKETPSVSKMKKGKAKASSAKKNRMGSKSPSSAVKRLRKLQSLSA, from the coding sequence ATCTCCGCTCCTTCCTCCTCCCCCCCCGCCCCCAACgccttcctcctctcctcccccccGGCCCAGTCCGACCTCGCCGCCCGCTTCTTCTCCGCCTTCCTCCTCACCCTCCGCCGTGAGTGGCCCGGCATCGACTTTCTCCGCCTCGACAAGTTCTACCTCCTCAACCGTCGCTTCCTCCAccacctcttcctcctcctccgcaccCGCCGCTGGGACCCCGACCTCTCCTCCCGCATGATCTCCGTCCTCTCCGACACCTCCCTCCTCCCCGTCGATAACCACCCCGCCAATGGCGTCGGCTACCACATCGCCGAGGCCTTCCTCGAGGAGCTCGGCGACTTCCTCCCCGTCGCCCCCGAAACCCTCGATTTGCTCCTCAAGCCCTTCTTCTCCGTCTTCCAGAAGTCTTCCGATAAGGTCCTGGTGAACAAGATCAAGCTGAACTTGTTCGAGAGATTGCTTCAGAACGGCGCGAAGCTGCTGAGTCTCGCGACGGCCGGGGAGCAGGCGGAGCCCAAGAGCGATGTTGAAAGGTTTGGTAGGATAGCTCTGTCGGTGGGCTTCTCGAAGAGGTTCTTCGAATTGGGGTCGGCTCCGGAGACTCTGCAGGCGAACAGGAAGGTCCTGTTCGGTTTGCACGAGAGCTTTCTAAAATTGGAAAAAGATCTGGAAAAATCTGGGGTTTGCATTTCGATTGAGATTCCAGAGAATGGTGATTCGGAGAAGGTGCCTGAGTCATCGGCCGCAAAGAACGGTGGTGAAGGATCAGATGAGAAGCCAtccaagaagaggaagaagttgAAGAAAGCATCTGATGGTGACGATAAGAAGTTAAAtgccaagaagaagaagaagaagaagagtaagaGCCTGAATTCGATGGATTTTGTTGCTGACGATAGTGTTGCTGAACAGAGTAATAACGAAGCTGCTAACATTGAAGCTAGCGGTACTGAAAATAATGAAAAACCTAACGAAGATCCAATGGAGGGTGCTAATCTGATAACTTTTGATGAAGCTGTGATCTCTAATCTTCAGAAGCAGTTCGAGAAAGCTGCTGCAGAAGCTGGAATGGTGAATGGAAATGTGAAACCGAGCACTCCACAGACCACACCGGTAAATGGAGCTGTggtgaagaagagaaaaagagcaaaaagtGCTGATGGAAAGGCCATCGCTAATGGCACTGATGCTAGTGGTGGAAACACTGTTGGAAAAAGCGGGGATAAGAGTGTTAAGAAGGTTAGGTTTTCGATGAAGAGCAATTTGGTGTGGAAGCCACACAGCCCTTTGCCACCTCAAAGTTTGAGGTTGCCGCCATCCGCTACTCCGAGAGGTAGTGCCCTCAAGAAAGGGGTTGCGCCAGGACCCATTAAAGAAACCCCTTCAGTTTCGAAGATGAAAAAGGGTAAGGCGAAGGCTAGCTCTGCGAAGAAGAACAGGATGGGCTCAAAGAGTCCCTCTTCAGCGGTGAAGCGCCTTCGGAAGTTGCAAAGCCTTTCTGCGTGA
- the LOC109727509 gene encoding spidroin-1-like: MPSSADRKLRGRGRQRRMSAAGQAEPVLTPDGGGRRRRRCWTKPSPRGFTTGSKGSDDHGGGRRNVGATAARRRRSRKVGAPCCGWRRRAMVEKARSRPVQGLGGRREGERRPAASGAAAMARGGTPEVTGGRRDRWGTTVARGGRDHPGSTWATAAGRREFGQLRRGAGTAEVGGDCTGKGSRPRERLPRVSWTFSDVEGRGGGGKCLPDQWELGLVAGGRVAGAPASDGSSRSGRSGEGAGRRRKVAGGAAAQLKAAKFLSGSSFPAARRRPEGVGAARIRCRRPRGRWCTPRWAAAALEGRTGPSSARTRSGRPQRARAAAGGVRGRRGGAREVAGGRQRAARPIGSGGGTQMQG, from the exons ATGCCTAGTTCGGCCGACAGGAAGCTCCGAGGGCGGGGGCGCCAGCGGCGCATGAGTGCGGCTGGCCAGGCGGAGCCGGTGCTCACGCCGGACGGCGGCggaagacggcggcggcgatgctGGACCAAACCGAGCCCGCGCGGGTTCACCACGGGCTCCAAAGGTAGCGACGACCATGGCGGCGGCCGAAGGAATGTCGGGGCGACGGCGGCACGTCGCCGGAGGTCGCGGAAGGTCGGCGCGCCATGCTGCGGGTGGCGGCGACGCGCGATGGTCGAGAAGGCCAGGTCTCGGCCCGTTCAAGGTTTGGGCGGCCGCAGAGAGggagagcggcggccggcggcgtcgggagcggcggcgatggcgcgcgGGGGCACGCCGGAGGTCACCGGAGGGCGGCGCGACCGATGGGGAACGACGGTGGCGCGCGGTGGCAGGGATCACCCAGGCTCGACCTGGGCGACTGCTGCTGGCCGCAGGGAGTTCGGGCAGCTCCGGCGGGGCGCAGGGACGGCGGAGGTCGGCGGGGACTGCACCGGGAAAGGGTCTCGGCCGAGGGAAAGGCTTCCTAGGGTGTCTTGGACATTCTCTGATGTTGAAGGCCGAGGGGGTGGTGGCAAG TGCTTACCGGACCAGTGGGAGCTAGGGCTCGTCGCCGGCGGTCGGGTGGCGGGCGCTCCGGCCAGTGATGGGAGCAGCAGGTCGGGGAGGTCCGGGgaaggtgctggccggcggcggaaggTGGCCGGTGGCGCGGCAGCGCAGCTCAAAGCCGCCAAGTTCCTCTCGGGTTCGagcttcccggcggcgcggcggcggccggaggggGTCGGGGCGGCAAGGATCCGGTGCCGGAGACCGAGGGGAAGGTGGTGCACCCCTCGGTGGGCTGCGGCGGCCCTCGAAGGCCGTACTGGTCCAAGCAGCGCCCGCACGCGCTCGGGACGGCCGCAGAGAGCtcgggcggcggccggcggcgtgcggggacggcggggaggCGCGcgcgaggtcgccggaggtcgccagagggcggcgcggccgataGGGAGCGGTGGCGGCACGCAGATGCAAGGGTGA